In a genomic window of Pseudomonas putida:
- a CDS encoding MFS family transporter encodes MTTPTASPALYTGEERRKRIFAIVGASSGNLVEWFDFYVYAFSALYFAPAFFPSDNPTVQLVNTAGVFAAGFLMRPIGGWIFGRVADRHGRKNSMLISILMMCFGSLLIACLPTYSSIGIWAPILLLFARLLQGLSVGGEYGTTATYMSEVALKGQRGFFASFQYVTLIGGQLLAVLVVVILQQFLSEEELRAYGWRIPFVVGACAALVSLYLRRSLKETTSKEMRENKDAGSIGALFRDHKAAFITVLGYTAGGSLIFYTFTTYMQKYLVNTAGMPAKTASYIMTGALFLYMCMQPLFGMLADKIGRRNSMLWFGALGTLCTVPILLSLKSVGSPFLAFVLITLALAIVSFYTSISGLVKAEMFPPEVRALGVGLAYAVANAIFGGSAEYVALSLKAGGMENSFYWYVTVMMAIAFLFSLRLPKQAKYLHHDL; translated from the coding sequence ATGACAACGCCAACCGCATCACCCGCGCTTTACACAGGCGAAGAGCGCCGCAAACGGATCTTTGCCATTGTCGGTGCTTCGTCCGGCAACCTCGTCGAATGGTTCGACTTCTATGTCTACGCCTTCAGCGCACTGTATTTCGCGCCGGCCTTTTTCCCTTCCGACAATCCCACGGTGCAGCTTGTAAACACCGCGGGCGTGTTTGCCGCCGGGTTCCTGATGCGCCCGATCGGCGGTTGGATCTTCGGCCGCGTCGCCGATCGGCACGGCCGCAAGAACTCGATGCTGATTTCGATTTTGATGATGTGTTTTGGCTCGTTGCTCATTGCTTGCCTGCCGACCTACAGCAGCATTGGTATCTGGGCACCGATCCTGTTGCTGTTCGCCCGTTTGCTCCAGGGCTTGTCCGTGGGCGGTGAATACGGCACCACGGCCACGTACATGAGTGAGGTGGCCCTCAAGGGCCAGCGCGGTTTCTTCGCCTCGTTCCAGTACGTGACGCTGATCGGTGGGCAATTGCTGGCGGTGCTGGTGGTGGTGATCCTGCAGCAGTTCCTGTCCGAAGAGGAGTTGCGCGCCTACGGCTGGCGGATTCCATTCGTGGTCGGTGCGTGTGCGGCACTGGTTTCGCTGTACCTGCGTCGTTCGCTGAAAGAAACCACCAGCAAGGAAATGCGTGAGAATAAGGACGCCGGCAGCATCGGCGCATTGTTCCGTGACCATAAAGCCGCCTTTATTACCGTGCTGGGTTACACCGCCGGTGGCTCGCTGATTTTCTACACCTTCACCACGTACATGCAGAAGTACCTGGTGAACACCGCCGGCATGCCCGCCAAGACCGCCAGCTACATCATGACCGGCGCGCTCTTTCTCTATATGTGCATGCAGCCGTTGTTCGGCATGCTCGCCGACAAGATCGGCCGGCGTAACTCGATGCTCTGGTTCGGCGCCCTCGGGACGTTGTGCACCGTACCGATCCTGCTGAGCCTGAAAAGTGTCGGCAGCCCGTTCCTGGCCTTCGTGCTGATCACCCTGGCCCTGGCGATCGTCAGTTTCTACACCTCGATCAGCGGCCTGGTAAAAGCCGAAATGTTCCCGCCGGAAGTGCGCGCACTGGGCGTTGGCCTGGCGTATGCGGTGGCGAACGCGATCTTCGGTGGCTCGGCGGAATACGTGGCCCTTAGCCTCAAGGCCGGCGGCATGGAAAACTCCTTCTACTGGTACGTGACGGTGATGATGGCGATTGCCTTCCTGTTCAGCCTGCGCCTGCCGAAACAAGCCAAATACCTGCACCACGACCTTTGA
- the pcaC gene encoding 4-carboxymuconolactone decarboxylase, with amino-acid sequence MDEKQRYDEGMNVRRAVLGDAHVDRSLSTLTEFNSEFQEMITRHAWGDIWTRPGLPRHTRSLITIAMLIGMNREGELKLHLRAAANNGVSRGEIKEVIMQSAIYCGIPAANATFHLAESVWDELGVESRE; translated from the coding sequence GTGGACGAGAAACAACGTTACGACGAAGGCATGAACGTGCGTCGCGCGGTGCTGGGCGATGCTCACGTCGACCGCAGCCTGAGCACCCTGACCGAGTTCAACTCGGAGTTCCAGGAGATGATCACCCGCCATGCCTGGGGTGACATCTGGACCCGCCCGGGCCTGCCGCGCCACACCCGCAGCCTGATCACCATCGCCATGCTGATCGGCATGAACCGCGAAGGTGAACTGAAACTGCACCTGCGCGCCGCCGCTAACAATGGCGTCAGCCGGGGGGAGATCAAGGAAGTGATCATGCAGAGCGCGATCTACTGCGGGATTCCGGCGGCCAACGCCACGTTCCACCTGGCGGAGTCGGTGTGGGATGAGTTGGGGGTTGAATCGCGGGAGTGA
- a CDS encoding 3-carboxy-cis,cis-muconate cycloisomerase, whose translation MNQRPGNQLFDAYFTARDMREVFSDQGRVQAMLDFEAALARAEARVGLIPQSAVAPIESACQAGHFDFAALGEAIAIAGNSAIPLVKALGKQIAANDAEAERYVHLGATSQDVMDSGLVLQLRRALELIDSDLAQLGQTLANQAERYVATPLAGRTWLQHATPVTLGMKIAGWLGAVTRSRQRLQELKPRLLVLQFGGASGTLAALGDKAMPIAQALAEELQLSLPDQPWHTQRDRLVEFGSVLGLIAGSLGKLGRDISLLMQTEAGEVFEPSAPGKGGSSTMPHKRNPVGAAVLIGAATRVPGLLSTLFSAMPQEHERSLGLWHAEWETLPEICCLVSGSLKQALLVAGGLEVDAERMARNLDLTQGLVLAEAVSIVLAQRVGRDTAHHLLEQCCKRAVAEQRHLRAVLGDEPQVTAELSAQELDHLLDPAHYLGQARTWVERAVAEHSALTA comes from the coding sequence ATGAACCAGCGACCGGGCAATCAATTGTTCGATGCCTATTTCACTGCCCGCGATATGCGTGAGGTGTTCAGCGATCAGGGCCGGGTCCAGGCCATGCTCGACTTCGAAGCGGCGCTGGCCCGGGCCGAAGCGCGGGTCGGATTGATTCCGCAGAGCGCCGTGGCCCCCATCGAATCCGCCTGCCAGGCCGGGCATTTTGATTTTGCCGCCCTCGGCGAAGCGATTGCCATTGCCGGCAACTCGGCGATTCCGCTGGTCAAGGCATTGGGCAAGCAGATTGCGGCCAACGATGCCGAGGCCGAACGTTATGTGCATCTGGGCGCAACCAGCCAGGACGTGATGGACAGCGGCCTGGTGCTGCAACTGCGCCGGGCGCTGGAACTGATCGACAGCGATCTGGCGCAGCTGGGACAAACACTGGCTAACCAAGCCGAACGTTATGTGGCGACACCGCTGGCCGGGCGTACCTGGCTGCAACACGCGACACCGGTCACCCTCGGCATGAAAATCGCCGGTTGGCTGGGGGCGGTGACCCGCAGTCGCCAGCGTCTGCAAGAACTCAAGCCGCGCCTGTTGGTGCTGCAGTTCGGCGGCGCATCCGGCACCCTCGCGGCCCTGGGCGACAAGGCGATGCCGATTGCCCAGGCGCTGGCCGAAGAACTGCAACTGAGCCTGCCTGATCAACCGTGGCACACCCAGCGTGATCGTTTGGTGGAGTTCGGCTCTGTTCTGGGTTTGATCGCCGGCAGTCTTGGCAAACTCGGCCGCGACATCAGCCTGTTGATGCAGACCGAAGCGGGCGAAGTGTTCGAACCGTCGGCGCCGGGCAAGGGCGGTTCCTCGACCATGCCGCACAAGCGCAACCCGGTGGGTGCGGCCGTGCTGATCGGCGCCGCGACCCGCGTGCCCGGCCTGCTCTCGACTTTGTTCAGTGCCATGCCCCAGGAACACGAGCGCAGCCTGGGCCTGTGGCACGCCGAGTGGGAAACCTTGCCGGAGATTTGCTGCCTGGTGTCCGGCAGCCTCAAGCAGGCGCTGCTGGTGGCCGGTGGCCTGGAAGTGGATGCCGAGCGCATGGCGCGCAACCTCGATTTGACTCAGGGCCTGGTGCTCGCCGAAGCGGTGAGCATCGTGCTGGCGCAGCGGGTAGGGCGCGATACCGCGCATCATCTGCTGGAGCAATGCTGCAAACGCGCCGTGGCCGAACAGCGTCATCTGCGCGCCGTGCTCGGCGACGAACCGCAAGTAACCGCCGAACTGTCGGCACAAGAACTCGATCATCTGCTGGACCCCGCCCATTACCTCGGTCAGGCCCGTACCTGGGTCGAGCGAGCGGTGGCTGAACATTCTGCATTGACTGCCTGA
- the emhC gene encoding efflux RND transporter outer membrane subunit EmhC: protein MSKSLLSLAVAAFVLGGCSLIPDYQQPQAPVADQYPQGLAYSPAQAPAQAAAEQGWKQFFHDPALQQLIQVALENNRDLRVAALNIDAFAAQYRIQRADLYPAVSADGSGSRQKIPENSSQTGRSGIVSSYSATVGISAYELDLFGRVRSLSEEALQKYFATEEGRRSTQISLVASVANAYLTWQADKELLKVTQDTLAAFEESYRLTSRSNEVGVASALDLAQSRTSVENARAQLAKYTRQVAQDENSLVLLLGTGIPANLQAAQPLNDDLLSEVPAGLPSDLLQRRPDILQAEYNLKAANANIGAARAAFFPSISLTANAGTLSPDLSGLFKGGSGTWLFQPQINLPIFNAGSLRASLDYSKIQKDIGVANYEKSIQTAFQEVADGLAARGTYTDQVQAQRNLVSANQDYYRLAERRYRIGVDSNLTFLDAQRQLFASQQSLITDRLAQLISQVNLYKALGGGWNEQTAKNEPLKEEAPKMRMF, encoded by the coding sequence ATGAGCAAGTCGCTACTTTCCCTGGCTGTTGCCGCGTTTGTGCTCGGTGGTTGCTCGCTGATTCCCGATTATCAGCAACCGCAAGCCCCGGTGGCCGATCAATATCCGCAGGGCCTGGCGTACTCGCCGGCCCAGGCGCCTGCACAGGCCGCCGCGGAGCAAGGCTGGAAGCAGTTTTTCCATGACCCGGCACTGCAACAGCTGATCCAGGTCGCCCTGGAAAACAACCGCGACCTGCGTGTCGCGGCCCTGAACATCGATGCTTTCGCCGCGCAGTACCGCATCCAGCGTGCCGACCTGTACCCGGCCGTTTCGGCCGATGGCAGCGGCAGCCGCCAGAAGATTCCGGAAAACTCCTCGCAGACCGGTCGCTCGGGCATCGTCAGCTCCTACTCGGCCACCGTCGGCATCAGCGCCTATGAACTCGACCTGTTCGGTCGGGTTCGCAGCCTGAGCGAAGAGGCCCTGCAGAAGTACTTCGCCACCGAAGAAGGCCGGCGCAGCACCCAGATCAGCCTGGTGGCCAGCGTGGCCAACGCCTACCTGACCTGGCAGGCGGACAAGGAGCTGCTGAAAGTAACCCAGGACACTCTCGCCGCGTTCGAGGAGAGCTACAGGCTAACCTCGCGCAGCAACGAAGTGGGTGTCGCCTCGGCCCTGGACCTGGCGCAGTCGCGCACCTCGGTGGAAAACGCCCGTGCACAACTGGCCAAGTACACCCGTCAGGTCGCCCAGGATGAAAACAGCCTGGTGCTGCTGCTCGGCACCGGCATACCGGCCAACCTGCAAGCGGCCCAACCGCTCAACGATGACTTGCTGAGCGAAGTACCGGCCGGCCTGCCGTCCGATTTGCTGCAGCGTCGTCCGGACATCCTGCAGGCCGAGTACAACCTCAAGGCTGCAAACGCCAATATCGGCGCCGCAAGGGCTGCGTTCTTCCCGAGCATCAGCCTGACCGCCAACGCCGGCACCCTGAGCCCGGACCTGTCCGGTCTGTTCAAGGGTGGTTCGGGCACCTGGCTGTTCCAGCCGCAGATCAACCTGCCGATCTTCAACGCCGGCAGCCTGCGCGCCAGCCTGGATTACTCGAAGATCCAGAAAGACATCGGCGTGGCGAACTACGAGAAGTCCATTCAGACGGCCTTCCAGGAAGTCGCCGACGGCCTGGCCGCGCGTGGTACCTACACCGATCAGGTACAGGCTCAGCGCAATTTGGTCAGCGCCAACCAGGACTACTACCGTCTCGCCGAGCGTCGTTATCGCATCGGTGTCGACAGCAACCTGACCTTCCTCGATGCCCAGCGTCAGTTGTTCGCTTCCCAACAGTCGCTGATCACCGACCGTCTGGCGCAGCTGATCAGCCAGGTGAACCTGTACAAGGCGCTGGGTGGTGGCTGGAACGAACAGACGGCGAAGAACGAGCCGTTGAAGGAAGAAGCGCCGAAGATGCGGATGTTCTGA
- a CDS encoding OprD family porin gives MTPSTSQYFVPGLIAVALASTALPAQAEEAGFVEGAKVNLNLRNFYINRNFTNPTKAQGKAEEWTQSFILDAKSGFTQGTVGFGMDVLGLYSVKLDGGKGTGGTQLLPLDHDGRPADNFGRTNVAFKAKLSQTEVKVGDWMPVLPILRSDDGRSLPQTFRGGQITSKEISGLTLYGGQFRQNSPRDDSSMDDMSMTGKAAFTSDRFNFQGGEYLFNEKRTQIGVWNAELKDIYSQQFINLTHSQPLGDWTLGANLGFFYGKDDGSARAGDLDNKTMYGLFSAKYGGNTFYVGLQKLTGDSPWMRVNGTSGGTLANDSFNSSYDNAREKSWQVRHDYNFVALGVPGLTLMNRYISGDNVHTGSITDGKEWGRESELGYTVQSGALKDLNVKWRNSTMRRDYSNNEFDENRVIIGYPISLL, from the coding sequence ATGACGCCTTCCACCTCCCAGTATTTCGTTCCCGGCCTGATCGCCGTCGCCCTGGCCAGCACAGCCCTGCCCGCCCAAGCCGAGGAGGCAGGCTTCGTCGAAGGCGCCAAGGTCAACCTCAACCTGCGCAACTTCTACATCAACCGCAACTTCACCAACCCGACCAAGGCGCAGGGCAAGGCTGAAGAGTGGACGCAAAGCTTCATCCTCGACGCCAAGTCCGGCTTCACCCAGGGCACCGTCGGCTTTGGCATGGATGTGCTGGGGCTGTACTCGGTGAAACTCGATGGCGGCAAAGGCACCGGTGGCACGCAACTGCTGCCGCTGGACCACGACGGTCGTCCGGCGGACAACTTCGGTCGCACCAACGTGGCGTTCAAGGCGAAGCTGTCGCAAACCGAAGTGAAGGTCGGCGATTGGATGCCGGTGCTGCCGATCCTGCGCTCCGACGACGGCCGCTCGCTGCCGCAAACCTTCCGTGGCGGGCAGATCACCTCGAAGGAAATCAGCGGCCTGACGCTCTACGGCGGGCAGTTCCGTCAGAACAGCCCGCGTGACGACAGCAGCATGGACGACATGTCGATGACCGGCAAAGCCGCGTTCACCTCAGACCGCTTCAACTTCCAGGGTGGCGAGTACCTGTTCAACGAAAAGCGCACCCAGATCGGTGTATGGAATGCCGAGCTCAAGGACATCTACAGCCAGCAGTTCATCAACCTGACCCACAGCCAACCCCTTGGCGACTGGACCTTGGGCGCCAACCTCGGTTTCTTCTACGGCAAGGATGACGGCAGCGCCCGCGCCGGGGACCTGGACAACAAGACCATGTATGGCCTGTTTTCGGCGAAATACGGCGGCAACACCTTTTACGTCGGCCTGCAAAAACTCACCGGCGACAGCCCGTGGATGCGGGTCAACGGCACCAGCGGCGGCACCCTGGCCAACGACAGCTTCAACTCCAGCTACGACAACGCCCGGGAAAAATCCTGGCAGGTGCGCCACGACTACAACTTCGTCGCCCTCGGCGTGCCCGGCCTGACCCTGATGAACCGCTACATCAGCGGCGACAACGTACACACCGGCAGCATCACCGACGGCAAGGAATGGGGACGGGAAAGTGAACTGGGCTACACCGTGCAGAGCGGTGCGCTGAAGGATCTGAACGTGAAATGGCGCAACTCGACCATGCGCCGGGACTACAGCAACAACGAATTCGATGAGAACCGCGTGATCATCGGCTACCCGATCAGCCTGCTGTAA
- the emhB gene encoding efflux RND transporter permease subunit EmhB, whose protein sequence is MSKFFIDRPIFAWVIALVIMLVGALSILRLPINQYPSIAPPAIAISVTYPGASAQTVQDTVVQVIEQQLNGIDNLRYVSSESNSDGTMTITATFEQGTNSDTAQVQVQNKLNLATPLLPQEVQQQGIRVTKAVKNFLLVIGVVSRDGSMTKDDLSNYIVSNMQDPISRTAGVGDFQVFGSQYAMRIWLDPAKLNNFNLTPIDVKTAIAAQNVQISSGQLGGLPALPGTQLNATIIGKTRLQTAEQFNKILLKVNKDGSQVRLKDVAEVGLGGENYSINAQFNGAPASGLAVKLANGANALDTAKALRKTIDNLKPFFPQGMEVVFPYDTTPVVTESIKGVVETLVEAIVLVFLVMFLFLQNFRATVITTMTVPVVLLGTFGILAAAGFSINTLTMFGMVLAIGLLVDDAIVVVENVERVMSEEGLSPKEATKKSMGQIQGALVGIALVLSAVLLPMAFFSGSTGVIYKQFSITIVSAMALSVLVALIFTPALCATMLKAIPKGEHGTPKRGFFGWFNRNFDRGVRSYERGVGNMLAQKAPYLLAYLIIVVGMIWLFTRIPTAFLPEEDQGVLFAQVQTPAGSTSQRTQVVVDQMREFLLRPGKDGGEGDAVNSVFTVTGFNFAGRGQSSGMAFIMLRPWDERNADNNVFKVAARAQQHFFTFRDAMVFAFAPPAVLELGNATGFDVFLQDRAGIGHDKLMEARNQFLGMAAQSKVLAQVRPNGLNDEPQYQLEIDDEKASALGITIADINNTLSIALGSSYVNDFIDRGRVKKVYVQGKPGARMSPEDLQKWYVRNREGTMVPFTAFAKGEWIYGSPKLARYNGVEAMEILGAPAPGYSTGEAMAEVEAIAKKLPAGVGISWTGLSYEERLSGSQAPALYALSLLMVFLCLAALYESWSIPIAVMLVVPLGIIGALMATSLRGLSNDVYFQVGLLTTIGLAAKNAILIVEFAKELHEHGRSLRDAAIEACRMRLRPIIMTSLAFVLGVVPLAISTGAGSGSQHAIGTGVIGGMITATVLAIFWVPLFFVTVSSLGQRKTASQDDAIEPSKEAG, encoded by the coding sequence ATGTCGAAATTCTTTATCGACCGTCCGATTTTCGCCTGGGTAATTGCCCTGGTGATCATGCTGGTCGGGGCACTGTCGATCCTGCGGCTGCCGATCAACCAGTACCCGAGCATTGCACCGCCGGCCATCGCCATCTCCGTGACCTATCCGGGCGCATCGGCGCAAACCGTGCAGGACACCGTGGTCCAGGTGATCGAACAGCAACTCAACGGTATCGACAACCTGCGTTATGTGTCGTCGGAAAGTAACTCCGACGGCACCATGACCATCACCGCGACCTTCGAGCAAGGCACCAACTCCGACACCGCGCAGGTTCAGGTACAGAACAAGCTGAACCTGGCCACCCCACTGTTGCCGCAAGAAGTGCAGCAGCAGGGTATCCGCGTGACCAAGGCAGTGAAAAACTTCCTGTTGGTGATCGGCGTGGTGTCCCGCGACGGCAGCATGACCAAGGACGACCTGTCCAACTACATCGTGTCCAACATGCAGGACCCGATCTCGCGTACCGCGGGTGTCGGTGACTTCCAGGTGTTCGGTTCGCAGTACGCCATGCGTATCTGGCTGGATCCGGCCAAGTTGAACAACTTCAACCTGACCCCGATCGACGTCAAGACCGCCATCGCCGCGCAAAACGTGCAGATCTCCTCCGGCCAGCTCGGCGGCCTGCCTGCGCTGCCCGGCACCCAGCTGAACGCGACGATCATCGGCAAGACCCGTCTGCAGACCGCCGAGCAGTTCAACAAGATCCTGCTCAAGGTCAACAAGGACGGTTCCCAGGTTCGCCTGAAAGATGTCGCCGAAGTCGGCCTGGGTGGCGAGAACTACAGCATCAACGCCCAGTTCAACGGCGCACCGGCTTCTGGCCTTGCGGTGAAACTGGCCAACGGTGCCAACGCCCTCGACACCGCAAAAGCCCTGCGCAAGACCATCGACAACCTCAAGCCGTTCTTCCCGCAAGGGATGGAAGTGGTGTTCCCGTACGACACCACCCCGGTGGTGACCGAATCGATCAAGGGTGTGGTTGAAACCCTGGTCGAAGCGATCGTGCTGGTGTTCCTGGTGATGTTCCTGTTCCTGCAGAACTTCCGTGCCACCGTCATCACCACGATGACCGTGCCGGTGGTATTGCTCGGTACCTTCGGCATCCTCGCGGCCGCCGGCTTCAGCATCAACACCCTGACCATGTTCGGCATGGTGCTGGCCATCGGCTTGCTGGTGGACGACGCCATCGTCGTGGTGGAAAACGTCGAACGGGTGATGAGCGAAGAAGGCCTGTCACCCAAGGAAGCCACCAAGAAATCCATGGGGCAGATCCAGGGCGCCCTGGTGGGTATCGCCCTGGTACTGTCGGCGGTACTGCTGCCGATGGCGTTCTTCAGCGGCTCCACCGGCGTGATCTACAAGCAGTTCTCGATCACCATCGTTTCGGCCATGGCCCTGTCGGTACTGGTGGCCCTGATCTTCACCCCGGCACTGTGCGCCACCATGCTCAAGGCGATTCCGAAAGGCGAGCACGGCACACCCAAACGCGGCTTCTTCGGCTGGTTCAACCGCAACTTCGACCGTGGCGTACGCAGCTACGAGCGCGGCGTGGGCAACATGCTGGCGCAGAAGGCACCGTACCTGCTGGCCTACCTCATCATCGTTGTCGGCATGATCTGGCTGTTCACCCGCATTCCGACCGCGTTCCTGCCGGAAGAAGACCAGGGCGTACTGTTCGCCCAGGTACAGACCCCGGCCGGCTCGACGTCCCAGCGCACCCAAGTGGTCGTGGACCAGATGCGTGAATTCCTGCTGCGTCCGGGCAAGGATGGCGGTGAAGGCGATGCAGTGAACTCGGTGTTTACCGTGACCGGCTTCAACTTCGCCGGCCGAGGCCAGAGCTCGGGTATGGCGTTCATCATGCTGCGCCCGTGGGACGAGCGTAACGCCGATAACAATGTGTTCAAGGTTGCGGCCCGCGCCCAGCAGCACTTCTTCACCTTCCGCGATGCGATGGTGTTCGCCTTCGCCCCGCCGGCGGTACTGGAGCTGGGTAACGCCACCGGTTTCGACGTGTTCCTGCAGGACCGCGCCGGTATCGGTCACGACAAGTTGATGGAAGCGCGCAACCAGTTCCTCGGCATGGCCGCGCAAAGCAAAGTGCTGGCGCAAGTGCGTCCGAACGGCCTGAACGACGAACCGCAGTACCAGTTGGAAATCGATGACGAGAAGGCCAGTGCCCTGGGCATTACCATCGCCGACATCAACAACACCCTGTCGATTGCCCTGGGCAGTAGCTACGTCAACGACTTCATCGACCGTGGTCGGGTGAAGAAGGTGTACGTGCAAGGCAAGCCAGGCGCGCGCATGAGTCCGGAAGACCTGCAGAAGTGGTACGTGCGTAACCGCGAAGGCACCATGGTTCCGTTCACGGCGTTCGCCAAGGGCGAGTGGATCTACGGCTCGCCGAAACTGGCCCGCTACAACGGTGTGGAAGCGATGGAAATTCTTGGTGCTCCGGCGCCGGGTTATTCCACCGGTGAAGCCATGGCCGAAGTCGAAGCCATCGCCAAGAAACTGCCAGCGGGTGTCGGTATCTCCTGGACCGGTCTGTCTTATGAGGAACGTTTGTCCGGCTCCCAGGCTCCGGCGTTGTACGCGTTGTCGCTGCTGATGGTGTTCCTGTGCCTGGCGGCGCTGTATGAAAGCTGGTCGATTCCGATTGCGGTGATGCTGGTAGTACCGCTGGGGATCATCGGTGCGCTGATGGCCACCAGCCTGCGCGGCCTGTCCAACGACGTGTACTTCCAGGTGGGCTTGTTGACGACTATCGGTCTGGCGGCGAAAAACGCGATTCTGATTGTCGAATTTGCCAAGGAGCTGCATGAACATGGGCGCAGCCTGCGCGATGCGGCGATCGAAGCCTGCCGCATGCGTCTGCGACCGATCATCATGACCTCGCTCGCGTTCGTGCTCGGCGTGGTGCCACTGGCGATCTCCACGGGCGCAGGCTCCGGTAGCCAGCATGCCATCGGTACCGGTGTGATTGGCGGTATGATCACCGCCACCGTACTGGCGATCTTCTGGGTCCCGCTGTTCTTCGTCACCGTATCGTCTTTGGGCCAGCGCAAAACCGCCAGCCAGGACGATGCCATTGAACCTTCTAAAGAGGCTGGCTAA
- the pcaD gene encoding 3-oxoadipate enol-lactonase, translating into MAFVQLADGELHYQIDGPVDAPVLVLSNSLGTDLHMWDAQIPAFSEHFRVLRFDTRGHGKSLVTPGPYSIEQLGHDVLALLDALHIERAHFCGLSMGGLIGQWLGINAPERLNKLIVCNTAAKIGDPSIWNPRIETVLRDGPAAMVALRDASIARWFTPDFSEANPAAAKQITDMLAATSPEGYAANCAAVRDADFRDQLSSIKAPLLVIAGSHDAVTPPSGGHFIQEHVSGAEYAEFYAAHLSNVQAGNAFSERVLAFLTAR; encoded by the coding sequence GTGGCTTTCGTACAACTCGCCGATGGCGAACTGCATTACCAAATTGACGGCCCGGTGGATGCGCCGGTGCTGGTGCTGTCCAACTCCCTGGGCACCGACCTGCACATGTGGGACGCGCAAATTCCGGCGTTCAGCGAGCATTTCCGGGTGCTGCGTTTCGACACCCGTGGCCATGGCAAATCGCTGGTAACCCCCGGGCCGTACAGCATCGAGCAACTGGGCCACGACGTGCTGGCGCTGCTGGATGCCTTGCACATCGAGCGCGCGCATTTCTGCGGGCTGTCCATGGGCGGTCTGATCGGCCAATGGTTGGGTATCAACGCCCCTGAGCGCCTGAACAAACTGATCGTGTGCAACACCGCGGCGAAAATCGGCGATCCGTCGATCTGGAACCCGCGCATCGAAACCGTGCTGCGTGATGGCCCGGCGGCCATGGTGGCGCTTCGTGACGCGTCGATCGCCCGCTGGTTCACCCCGGACTTCTCCGAAGCCAACCCGGCGGCGGCCAAGCAGATCACCGACATGCTGGCGGCCACTTCGCCTGAAGGTTATGCGGCCAATTGCGCAGCAGTGCGCGATGCCGATTTCCGCGATCAATTGTCGTCGATCAAGGCACCGTTGCTGGTGATTGCCGGCTCTCACGATGCGGTCACGCCACCGTCTGGCGGGCATTTCATCCAGGAGCATGTGTCGGGTGCCGAATACGCCGAGTTCTATGCCGCGCACTTGTCCAACGTTCAGGCAGGCAACGCGTTCAGCGAGCGTGTACTGGCGTTTCTGACGGCTCGTTGA